A window of [Clostridium] innocuum genomic DNA:
AGCCTGCTTCAAAGAGAAGCTGCTTCAAATCCTCATATTCAATTTCCTGATCCTGCTTTAACGTAATACAGTGATTTTTGAATACCTCAGGAGAGGGTAGAAAGCGAATGGCTGCAGCTGTATTTAAAACCGCCACAAAAGCATCCTGCTGCTGCAGCTTTGCCATTGCCTCCATCTGTATCGCTTTGTTTTCCGGTGAAGCTGCGATTGCTTCTACGCGTAGTGATTCCTCCAATGAGAAAAGCAGCACTTCATCCCCAAGGAGGGCCTGCAGGCGCTCGTAAAGCTTCTGTGCTGTATAGGCGTTATTCTTGATAATCAACAGCTTCTGCGGTTTTTGGCGGTAATCTGCCGCAAGTAGAAGAGCCTCCTCCATATACGACAGATTACCCAGAACACTCTCTTTTTTCTGAATACTCAAAACCGCTTCATTCTGCTGAAGCTCCTTCAATAGAATATCCATATGTATTTCCCTATTTCCTGTTGAAGTGGCTCATGGTATCCATAAAGGAATGAGAACAGCTGTAAATAGCTGCATCTCTGGCCAGTTCAACTGCCTGTCTGTAATCTTCCAGTTCTTCCCTGCGTATTCTGCCGAGCACCCAGTCAATTACCGAAATACGTGCGTCCTTGCCTATACCGACACGAATTCTGTCAAATTCCTGTGTTCCGATATGGCGGATGATATTTTTCATTCCATTTTGTCCGCCGGCACTTCCCTGTGCTCGCAGACGTATTTTTCCTACGGGCAAATCAAGATCATCATAGATCACAAGCAAATCCTGTGCTGACAGCTTATAAAAATCCATAGCTGCACGAACCGCTTCCCCCGATAGATTCATAAAGGTCTGCGGCTTCATTAAAACAACCGCC
This region includes:
- a CDS encoding aminoacyl-tRNA hydrolase, producing the protein MKLIVGLGNPGKEYEMTRHNSGFCVLDAIAEECRVDITQKKFKALIANTRISGEAVVLMKPQTFMNLSGEAVRAAMDFYKLSAQDLLVIYDDLDLPVGKIRLRAQGSAGGQNGMKNIIRHIGTQEFDRIRVGIGKDARISVIDWVLGRIRREELEDYRQAVELARDAAIYSCSHSFMDTMSHFNRK